aatatttaaaaagtttacagACAATagataataaacaagaatgggtcccaagtacatggatgccccatccaCACTATTATTTCCCATGTTCATTGGAACTTGAAAATCagataaaatctctaatttggcattaaaattagaaagatcattaCATAAGGAACATGatttaatttcaagttgattggacttcaacttcatcaaaaactttaacctgaagcaggacagactgACAGAAGAACGGACGTACAGAACAGAAAACATGCCCATAAATGGtgtaaaaaaaagacacaaagggAATGGAAGGACAGTTTTTAATGAATTTGACAGAGTTTTGTCCTAAAAAACACAAGATTAACAAGACAAAAACAAAGTAACTGCAGACACAGGGAATGAGTTTAGCTGTTTTGATAGTTTGCAATATTCAACAAGAAGATTATCTAAACTGAACagatgtacttttatttgtatccatctgatgagttaagcttttTTCAAGTGATTTTTATAGCTGgttcttatgttgaactgtttcaccactgtcccaggttagggggagggttgggatcccgctaacatttttaaccctGTTTGTGTCTGCCCCAAGGCAGGAGCTTGTAATGAAGTGGTTGTCGTGTGTGGCTGAGtaacataattatttgtttgtcgTTCACTTTCTTGTACATTAATAAGGTTGTTAGTTCAGTTCTCTGGTTTGCattgatttacatttgtaattccaGGGCCTTATATATCTGATTATCGGACCACAGataaattatcacgttgtgattggttaaaaaccTTCatgtggtgaccccctatgagaccgtatggggttagtcagtttcatatggggttcatgacACGTTAATGGCGcagtcatctattaatgttgttctgtttcattgtttattctcaacaaaacgccgcagaaaaagtccagcgtctgataaattcgttatacggttaactactgaccccctacggatccacagagggtgaataaaattcataggtgACTCGGtctccggcctcaccccctatggattttactaaccctctatggatccgtaaaGGGGTCAGTAGCAAACCATATAACTTGtaatatgcagtatgggctttgctcattgttgaaggttgtatggtaacctatagttgttaatttcagtgtcatttggtcttctGTTGTctcatggcaatcataccacatcttctattgtatatgttcaatgcttagataaataaaattggaAGTCATATCTATTTACCTCAGTCTTCGAACCTTGTTGAAGGGGAGATAACCACTGTCTCCATAATCAACATACAACAGATCTAAAGTGTCTCCCTCTACCCCCATCACCTTGGCTCTATACCATGAGGTATCATTCTCAAATGGTGCAGCTACCAGATCTCCTGTTGATGGGTTTGATACATCGTAACCCTGTAAAATAAAGGCTTTTaaataacgtgactctgtaagATAAACACCACTTAACATCGTCAGCCTGTAAGATAAAGGCTCTTAAATAACATGACTCTGTAAGATAAATACCACTTAACATCATAACCCTGTAAAATAAAGGCTTTTAAATAACATGACTCTGTAAGATAAATACCACTTAACATCATAACCCTGTAAAATAAAGGCTTTTaaataacgtgactctgtaagATAAATACCACTTAACATCATAACCCTGTAAAATAAAGGCTTTTAAATAACATGACTCTGTAAGATAAATACCACTTAACATCATAACCCTGTAAAATAAAGGCTTTTaaataacgtgactctgtaagATAAATACCACTTAACATCATAACCCTGTAAAATAAAGGCTTTTAAATAACATGACTCTGTAAGATAAATACCACTTAACATCATAACCCTGTAAAATAAAGGCTTTTAAATAACATGACTCTGTAAGATAAATACCACTTAACATCATAACCCTGTAAAATAAAGGCTTTTAAATAACATGACTCTGTAAGATAAATACCACTTAACATCATAACCCTGTAAAATAAAGGCTCTTaaataacgtgactctgtaagATAAACACCACTTAACATCGTAACCCTGTAAAATAAAGGCTCACGATTATAAAACACAACACTGTAAGATAAATACCACTTAACATCGTAACCCTGTAAAATAAAGGCTATTATTATCCCTGTAAAATAAAGGCTGTTAAACAACGCAACTCTTTAGGATAAACACCACTTAACATCGTAACCCTGTAAAATAAAGGCTGTTAAACAACGCAACTCTTTAGGATAAACACCACTTAACATCGTAACCCTGTAAAATAAAGGCTGTTAAACAACGCAACTCTTTAGGATAAACACCACTTAACATCGTAACCCTGTAAAATAAAGGCTATTATTATCCCTGTAAAATAAAGGCTGTTAAACAACGCAACTCTTTAGGATAAACACCACTTAACATCGTAACCCTGTAAAATAAAGGCTGTTAAACAACGCAACTCTTTAGGATAAACACCACTTAACATCGTAACCCTGTAAAATAAAGGCTGTTAAACAACGCAACTCTTTAGGATAAACACCACTTAACATCGTAACCCTGTAAAATAAAGGCTGTTAAACAACGCAACTCTTTAGGATAAACACCACTTAACATCGTAACCCTGTAAAATAAAGGCTATTATTATCCCTGTAAAATAAAGGCTGTTAAACAACGCAACTCTTTAGGATAAACACCACTTAACATCGTAACCCTGTAAAATAAAGGCTGTTAAACAACGCAACTCTTTAGGATAAACACCACTTAACATCGTAACCCTGTAAAATAAAGGCTGTTAAACAACGCAACTCTTTAGGATAAACACCACTTAACATCGTTAGACTGAGTCTCAGTCTGAATGATAAATGCTATCAAACATAGTAACCCTGCTATTAAACATTATAACCATGAAAAGTACATGCTATTAAACATATTACATTGTCAAAACAAGAAATAACAAACCACTGAACTCTTGCTTACTAAATAATGGGTTATCAGAGAGTCTTAAAATTGATAACACTCAAGAAAAATGCAAAGAAATACATCTGATTCTCATTATCTTGGAAGTCAGCCTTACTagagaatttttttatatacctaAATGTAgttaaattcaaacaaatacaaGAAATTTGCCAGACCAAGGGACACAACCTTTACTTAGATTGGTAAGGCTAAAATATATCCAGATAGATATGGATAGAGGTTTGATAGTTTGGTCCGAGATAAATGTAtctttttggcattgcacaagtcatgtcttctttgactgttaatgacgttaaaatactaaatccctgggatgtgttttatttgattttagtctctgatgcatgattttttattattaattggttttggcttttaaatagctgtcagtaactgcgagttctctcaaatcgtattttcttgttaattcaacctgttgatactgtttataatgctttgtttgttattttttatttatatggatcttgtctgtacactaGCATGActagctttgattatttgtaatatcttcaatttttcacttattcttactacatttgtataaacttcaagattataattatttttttaaaaccgtttttttttctaaagtgaatattgattggttaaatatttctcagtcatgtcctgccatggctttgtttgaatttgtttgttagctttttggtaatgaatgtttgtctgtaatatttaattaactgtgcatttgtattcagatatcgcagatcaaatttattcgttcattgtgtaatcatacgtatTTTGATTGAGTttagtctgccaattgatattttatcgtgtgtttttctatgttgtgatgttatgctattgtttcagaaaaagggagaaggtttggatccattaaaacgtttaatccccctgcaaatgtttgcacctgtcctaagtcaggaatctgatgtacagtagttgttgtttgtttatgtaatatatacgtgtttctcgttttgtttatatagattagaccgttggttttcctgtttgaatggttttacactagtaattttggggccctttatagcttgttgttgtgtgagccaaggcactgtgttgaaggccgtactttaacctataatggtttactttttaaattgttatttggatgtagagttgtctcattggctctcacaccacatcttcctatatctatctatatgaatttatattttattataataataaaaaatattaaaagctgTTTTGTCtctttgttatttctttgttctgtacaaaaacaatttttcatgTGGTTTTTAGCTTAGAAATTAATTTCTGACATTTGTAGGAggtataaaattttgatattcaatCCAATAGGTAGAACGATCCTTAGggctattccattaaaatgtatgcGGGAGGGTAGGAAGGGAAGTTTAATTATTGAATGTGGGTCATGAGTCTTTTTTCAGTATGCATCTATTACCATTatgcaaaattattttaaaaaaagttcttgGTTTCAGGGATATTTTGAAAGTCCCTTCCTATCCTCCATATACATTATAATGGAATAGCCCTTAGCAAACCTGTGGCATTTCTGAGGTATAAAAtgaattctaatgcaacaacgtttgtaacgttcattttgattggataatgtcactttcttacatggcatcaattgacaattgatgctatgggacctacgcgcaagcgcagacggcatacgacagattttaaatacatgttttaacgttgttttctgtcagtttcattagaatggagataacaatattgtattttaagctccgacggcatcaattggggatttgatggtcgcaaatacccgtttactgtctccgctaaggcgtcgccagtaaacttaatttgcgaccatcaaatccccaattgatgccgtcggagcttaaaatacaatacagttatctcctaagtATTCCTTTCCTAGACCCTATGTACTTATGACTGACATCATTTACAAACCTGTGGCATTTCTGAGGTATAAAATGAAGTGATTCTATCTACTAGGTTATCTAGTTCCACTGACATCGAAGATAAAACCTGGACCCAGAACAGTCCTGGGTTAGCCACAGCGGACACATAGACCTCAATATAGTCCCTGCCTGCGGGCCATCCTCTTACTGCTGGGTGGACCTGTGGGAGTTCAGTGGGCTCTGGGACTCCATTGGCTTGatctgaaaaacaatttaaggtCTAGTTAGCTTTATTTGTCAAAACTCTAAATTTCAATGATTTAAACTGTTTAAATCAGtttttatattctaatttttaACACATATCAATACAGCTAACTTGTTAAAACAGCTAACATCTAAGTTATTTGATCTATCATCTATCGTGTagagtctcattggcaataattaCTTATTTCTTTATGAGAACCTTGAAAAAACTGGgagtgaaaaacataaaatatctcTTCTACCGTATTACCATGGTTACTAGAAGACATGTCTGTCCTTCCTTCCGTCTGCTTGTCTTGTACGTGTTGTTTTGGTTTTAGTCTTTGTTCTCTATTGGCCTCCATTACAGCTTTCTTGGCTCTGAATAATTCCTCATCATCTATCTTTTCTTGTATCATAGACTGGAATAGAGTTAATTGTATGctttagagttatctccctttaacagaacattgactgattttaaaaaaattatgaagagTAGACTACATCTGGAAAGTTGTCTGTgctttacaataaatacatctCTTTTTTCTGATGAAATACCATTACATTTCTCTGTTGAATTAATAAATAGTCTTGAACCAGGgcaaatatttttctgaatCTTAACTCACCTGTTTCCCCTTCTTAACTCATCTTTATAGCAAGCTCTATATTTTCTTTAGTACCAGAAATAtgtcacttttatttttttaattcctgTTTTCCAAACTTAACTTAACTACAGTATATGGCAAACTCTTTTTTTCTTAGGTACCAGTAATAAGTAACTATTTTTCCAAATCCCTGTTTCCACTTCTTTGCTCATCTTAGCCAGCTCTATTTTCGTTGGTACCAATAATGTGTGACTATTTGTCTGAATCCCTGTTTCCCCTTAACTCAAATTAGCTCTGTTATCTTTAGTACCAATAATAGGTCACTATTTTACTGAATCTCTGTTTCCTCTTGTTTACTTACTGTAGCTAGCTCTATGTTTTCTTTAATACCAATAATAGGTAACTATTTTCTGAATCCCTGTTTCCCCTTCTTAACTCATCTTTATAGCAAGCTCTATATTTTCTTTGGTACCAGTAATAGGTCACTATTTTTCTGAATCCCTGTTTTCCCTTTTTAACTCACCTTAGCCAGCTCTATGTTTTCTTTAGTACCAGTAATGGTAACAGTTCTCTCAGATTCTCTATAATCATCACATGTTCTGTCAACGTAAACTTTGGCTTTAGAAGTTCGTGACATCTGACGAATAGTGTCCCCATTTCTACCTGTTAAAGATTTATCacacatttattattttcattcaagaattgttaaataaaactaaatgcaCAATATCTATTTGTCAGTTGTTTATCATTTGTTCTATGATTTcgtaacttttgattttgttactttttaCGGACTTCCCGTTTTTGAATTTgtcttgatatttttgttatattttttcttcttctagaAGATGAATAGGGTATGCAGCATTTATACATTCAAACACCTTGTGACAGATATTCTATATACCTATAATTTTGATGAGACTCTTCCAAGAGATCACAATTTGTTCAGAAACAATAACTATCAAGTTTAATTTACCTATAATTCTGCCAAGACATTTTCCCGGAACCACCATTTCTTCAGTAACAATAACAGGAAGTTCTCCAATGATTTTTCTGATCATATTTTCTGCCATCTGAGCAGCTTCAGGTGTCCCTCTGATAACAACTCCCCTTTCTTCCTGAGAATCTCTCTTGTTATCTGTGAAATTAACTCTGGCTCCAGATATCTGTTGAATctataaaatagaaattaactTTGGCTCAAGACACCTGCTgaatctataaatagaaattaactCTGGCTCCAGAGACCTGTTgaatctataaatag
The nucleotide sequence above comes from Mytilus trossulus isolate FHL-02 chromosome 5, PNRI_Mtr1.1.1.hap1, whole genome shotgun sequence. Encoded proteins:
- the LOC134719194 gene encoding tudor and KH domain-containing protein-like isoform X2 produces the protein MELTTRNKLLLLIGAPTTLLLGYWLLSSADDDDEEEETAEKMATSRQTVIDVKVPPKAVGAVIGRQGAMIKEIQQISGARVNFTDNKRDSQEERGVVIRGTPEAAQMAENMIRKIIGELPVIVTEEMVVPGKCLGRIIGRNGDTIRQMSRTSKAKVYVDRTCDDYRESERTVTITGTKENIELAKSMIQEKIDDEELFRAKKAVMEANREQRLKPKQHVQDKQTEGRTDMSSSNHDQANGVPEPTELPQVHPAVRGWPAGRDYIEVYVSAVANPGLFWVQVLSSMSVELDNLVDRITSFYTSEMPQGYDVSNPSTGDLVAAPFENDTSWYRAKVMGVEGDTLDLLYVDYGDSGYLPFNKVRRLRSEFEALPFQAIECNLSFVLSDLNLRPCHSKL
- the LOC134719194 gene encoding tudor and KH domain-containing protein-like isoform X1, with the translated sequence MELTTRNKLLLLIGAPTTLLLGYWLLSSADDDDEEEETAEKMATSRQTVIDVKVPPKAVGAVIGRQGAMIKEIQQISGARVNFTDNKRDSQEERGVVIRGTPEAAQMAENMIRKIIGELPVIVTEEMVVPGKCLGRIIGRNGDTIRQMSRTSKAKVYVDRTCDDYRESERTVTITGTKENIELAKSMIQEKIDDEELFRAKKAVMEANREQRLKPKQHVQDKQTEGRTDMSSSNHDQANGVPEPTELPQVHPAVRGWPAGRDYIEVYVSAVANPGLFWVQVLSSMSVELDNLVDRITSFYTSEMPQGYDVSNPSTGDLVAAPFENDTSWYRAKVMGVEGDTLDLLYVDYGDSGYLPFNKVRRLRSEFEALPFQAIECNLAHVKPVGDTWSEDSIEVFDELTYAAKWRVLMAKKINHHQSTSGIIPVLELMDTNTDQDVNIAQEMVKRGYAVWDESEMS